Proteins encoded in a region of the Nitrospirota bacterium genome:
- a CDS encoding sensor domain-containing diguanylate cyclase translates to MKKKTILLFVKNRSVITFLETFFKLSGKYRRVNCDSADALRDGLAKFSPSAVIADNALLPLVPAVQSKVPVLAMIEGARGRGIAAAIDHKADLYLHKPFLDRDLEHKLALIIKLKEENRALRQEVQNLQTINDLVQLISSTRDPHELLYRIVKKIAEIMPVTRCSIIRIDWLRKFAYVVASYETPNLTAIKLSLKKYPEIEEALLNKKPVVIRDIMSDPLMAPVRDIVGPLGIRSILVMPIIFEEKVIGTLFLRTSRTLHEFTENEVQLLRTISDASANTLYNAFLFSQVEDEKTRLEKLAITDYLTGIYNIRYFYHRIIEEFSRSDRYGLPISCLMLDIDFFKKINDTYGHKTGDAVLKEFAQLLKHFTRKSDVLARYGGEEFIVMLPHTSLDGTVAEAERIRNAIKNHKFKSLSNQTGITVSIGISVFPSARIKTHDELISAADDALYEAKKSGRDRVIVFD, encoded by the coding sequence ATGAAAAAAAAGACCATACTGCTTTTTGTAAAAAACAGATCTGTTATTACTTTTCTTGAAACCTTCTTCAAGCTTTCGGGAAAATACCGCCGGGTGAACTGCGATTCTGCTGACGCGCTGCGCGACGGTCTCGCAAAATTCTCCCCTTCTGCTGTCATTGCGGATAATGCCCTCCTGCCGCTTGTTCCCGCTGTGCAGTCCAAAGTCCCTGTGCTCGCCATGATTGAAGGGGCGCGGGGAAGGGGCATTGCAGCAGCTATTGATCACAAGGCCGATCTTTACCTTCACAAGCCGTTCCTTGACAGGGATCTTGAGCACAAGCTTGCACTGATAATAAAGCTGAAAGAGGAAAACAGAGCGCTCCGGCAGGAGGTGCAGAACCTCCAGACCATCAATGACCTTGTTCAGCTCATATCTTCTACGCGCGATCCTCACGAACTTCTGTACAGGATCGTCAAAAAGATCGCCGAGATCATGCCGGTGACGCGGTGCTCGATCATAAGAATTGACTGGCTCCGCAAGTTTGCCTATGTTGTCGCCAGTTATGAGACACCGAATCTGACCGCCATCAAGCTGAGCCTCAAGAAGTATCCGGAGATCGAAGAGGCGCTGCTCAACAAGAAGCCGGTTGTTATCAGGGATATCATGTCTGATCCGCTTATGGCCCCTGTAAGGGACATTGTCGGGCCTCTCGGTATCCGTTCCATTCTTGTTATGCCGATCATCTTCGAGGAAAAGGTGATCGGCACCCTGTTCCTGAGGACCTCGAGAACATTGCACGAGTTTACCGAGAATGAAGTTCAACTGTTGAGGACCATATCCGATGCCTCTGCAAACACGCTCTACAATGCCTTTCTCTTCTCTCAGGTAGAGGATGAGAAGACCAGGCTTGAGAAGCTTGCCATCACAGACTATCTGACCGGCATTTATAACATCCGTTATTTTTATCACCGCATCATCGAAGAATTCAGCCGCTCGGACAGATACGGTCTGCCGATCAGCTGTCTCATGCTTGACATTGATTTTTTCAAGAAGATCAATGATACGTACGGTCACAAGACCGGCGACGCCGTATTGAAGGAATTTGCCCAGCTGTTGAAACATTTCACCCGCAAGAGCGATGTCCTTGCGCGCTATGGAGGAGAAGAGTTTATCGTCATGCTTCCCCATACTTCCCTTGACGGGACTGTGGCAGAAGCAGAAAGGATCCGCAATGCGATCAAGAACCATAAATTCAAGAGCCTCTCGAACCAGACCGGCATAACTGTAAGCATCGGCATCTCCGTCTTCCCGAGCGCCAGGATCAAAACCCACGATGAGCTCATCTCTGCTGCTGATGATGCCCTGTATGAGGCCAAGAAGAGCGGCAGAGATCGAGTAATTGTTTTTGATTAA
- a CDS encoding thioredoxin domain-containing protein, whose translation MIANRLISEKSPYLMQHAYNPVDWYPWGQEAFDKAARENKPIFLSIGYSTCHWCHVMEKESFEDEQVAGLMNDAFVSIKVDREERPDIDHVYMTVCQLMAGNGGWPLTIIMAPDKQPFFAGTYFPKKAAFGRIGMADLIPRLKQMWETDRQKLIQLSEEITARLLRENTAPAPAEPEEAVFHEAFEQLINQFDHDNGGFSQAPKFPAPHILLFLLRYGKRTGNQEALHMATKTLNAMRDGGIYDHIGFGFHRYSTDARWLVPHFEKMLYDQAMLCIAYTEAFQATGNEDFRNTAEDVLSYISRDMTSPEGGFYSAEDADSEGEEGRFYVWTHSEITGALEPGDAELICSSFNIQREGNFFDQATNDRTGSNILHRGQQPDATAQKKELTAAELPDRIKKALARLFAVREQRIHPDKDDKILTDWNGLMITAFAKAAKAFQRPDYAAAAAKAADFILSRLRTPDGRLIHRYRDGDASLPAHTDDYAFFISGLIELYLAGCEPRYLEEALRLNSIFIRHFWDNVQGGFFFTADDGEKLLVRRKEIYDGAVPSGNSMALFNLLRLAGITGDVSLAEMASKAARTFFTMVRQAPTAYTYFLMALDSRFDGTLKNQ comes from the coding sequence ATGATTGCCAACAGGCTTATCTCAGAAAAAAGCCCCTATCTCATGCAGCACGCCTATAACCCGGTCGACTGGTACCCATGGGGTCAGGAGGCCTTTGACAAGGCAGCACGAGAGAATAAGCCGATCTTTCTTTCAATAGGATATTCCACATGCCACTGGTGCCATGTCATGGAAAAGGAGTCCTTTGAAGATGAACAGGTGGCCGGGCTGATGAATGATGCCTTTGTTTCAATAAAGGTGGATCGCGAGGAGAGACCGGATATAGATCATGTTTACATGACGGTCTGCCAGCTTATGGCCGGCAATGGTGGCTGGCCCCTCACCATCATCATGGCTCCGGACAAGCAGCCGTTCTTTGCCGGCACCTATTTCCCAAAGAAAGCTGCTTTCGGCAGAATTGGCATGGCTGACCTGATCCCGCGTCTGAAGCAGATGTGGGAAACTGACCGGCAAAAGCTCATTCAGCTTTCCGAAGAAATAACAGCCCGGCTTTTGCGGGAAAATACCGCTCCAGCGCCTGCGGAGCCTGAGGAAGCAGTTTTTCACGAGGCCTTTGAGCAGCTGATCAATCAGTTCGACCATGACAACGGAGGGTTCAGCCAGGCCCCAAAGTTCCCTGCACCGCACATACTGCTTTTCCTCCTGCGATATGGGAAGCGCACAGGCAATCAGGAGGCGCTGCATATGGCGACAAAAACCCTCAATGCCATGAGAGATGGTGGCATCTATGATCATATCGGCTTTGGTTTTCATCGTTATTCAACAGACGCCCGTTGGCTGGTGCCCCATTTTGAAAAGATGCTGTACGATCAGGCAATGCTCTGCATTGCCTACACCGAGGCTTTTCAGGCGACCGGCAACGAGGACTTTCGTAACACTGCAGAAGATGTCCTCTCCTATATATCCCGGGACATGACGTCTCCTGAGGGCGGCTTTTATTCTGCAGAAGACGCAGACAGTGAAGGTGAAGAGGGCAGATTCTATGTTTGGACGCATAGTGAAATTACCGGGGCGCTCGAACCTGGTGACGCTGAACTTATATGTTCGTCGTTCAATATTCAGAGGGAGGGCAACTTTTTTGACCAGGCAACGAATGACCGGACAGGCTCGAACATCCTCCACCGGGGCCAGCAACCAGATGCAACAGCGCAGAAAAAAGAACTTACTGCCGCAGAGCTGCCGGATCGCATAAAAAAAGCCCTCGCGCGCCTATTTGCGGTTCGGGAGCAGCGAATTCATCCGGACAAGGACGACAAGATCCTGACAGACTGGAACGGTCTCATGATAACAGCCTTTGCAAAAGCGGCAAAGGCCTTTCAAAGACCTGACTATGCCGCTGCAGCAGCGAAGGCTGCCGATTTCATTCTGAGCCGTCTTCGCACGCCGGATGGCCGTCTTATTCACCGTTACCGCGATGGAGATGCCTCGCTGCCGGCGCATACAGATGACTATGCCTTTTTCATCTCCGGGCTTATAGAGCTGTACCTGGCTGGCTGTGAACCTCGTTATCTTGAAGAAGCCCTTCGACTGAACAGTATTTTTATCCGCCATTTCTGGGACAACGTTCAGGGCGGCTTTTTCTTTACTGCAGATGACGGAGAAAAACTGCTTGTGCGCAGGAAAGAGATCTATGACGGAGCAGTACCTTCCGGGAATTCCATGGCACTGTTTAATCTTCTGCGCCTCGCTGGTATCACAGGAGATGTATCCCTTGCTGAAATGGCTTCAAAGGCAGCCCGGACCTTTTTTACCATGGTCAGACAGGCGCCGACAGCATATACATATTTTCTCATGGCACTTGACTCCCGATTTGACGGAACCCTGAAAAATCAATAG
- a CDS encoding CBS domain-containing protein: MDIITSHLNADFDSLASMIAARKLYPDAFLAFPGSQERKVRDFIEVFNPVEIRKLRDIDPAEIRRLIIVDTKQPDRIGMFADVAKNKNVQVHIFDHHPIEDGDIRGSVERIETVGATTTIFVELLKEKGLAPDPMEATILALGIYEETGCFLFPSTTERDLSAVSYLIKRGAILNIVSEYVKTELAKEELEILNELLKSSRELVIKGIRVMIAKTSRDPYFGDAALLAHKIMDLEDIDAVLLILGMQGRIILVGRSRAKEFDVADLLKEFGGGGHHAAASATIRGDSLETVEEQVLRRIPDHIKPGKVAADIMTSPVIVIPWDSTIREAEDSMTKFGVNVLPVVKDGEYAGLISRETVEKAIFHGFKKNPIADFCSTEKLTATADTPIRDIETMMIEHNQKFMAVLEGQRITGAITRTDLLRVLYEEFLKKRRIDKEETADIHFSSRNLSSWLRDRFPGEIFSILKLSGTVAEQLGFSAYLVGGSVRDLLLGKQNLDLDLVIEGGGIRFANILAEQIGARVRPHPKFGTAQVKRGALRIDIATARTEYYESPAALPKVETSSIKKDLYRRDFTINTLAIRLNPNDFGLLIDFFGGQRDLKEKTIRVLHNLSFVEDPTRAFRAIRFSERFGFRLSRHTAFLMRSAIEMNLFAKLSGARLYEELLLSFNETNPVLTLKRLSDHGLLKVIHERIIFDKQLESDFESTAETLAWYNLLYLDEKIEKGILYLMTLLSHLNDHERADALARLSTPPKARNIITEGVKQQRQILAGLPSKDPASLYHLLSERELEIILFSMSSTKDARKKKDISHFLVELRKVRPILKGNDLNALGLPQGPLYAKILHELLNEKLAGNLPAAEDEIAFVRNNYLR; this comes from the coding sequence ATGGATATCATCACCTCTCACCTCAATGCCGATTTTGATTCCCTTGCCTCGATGATCGCAGCAAGAAAGCTTTATCCTGACGCCTTCCTCGCATTCCCGGGGTCTCAGGAGCGCAAGGTCCGGGATTTTATCGAGGTCTTTAATCCTGTTGAGATCAGGAAGCTCAGGGATATTGACCCTGCCGAGATCAGGAGACTTATCATTGTTGATACCAAGCAGCCGGACCGGATCGGCATGTTTGCCGATGTCGCAAAGAACAAGAATGTCCAGGTGCATATCTTTGACCATCACCCCATCGAAGACGGAGACATCCGCGGCAGTGTCGAGCGGATAGAAACCGTGGGGGCAACCACGACGATCTTTGTTGAGCTGCTGAAGGAAAAGGGACTTGCTCCGGACCCCATGGAGGCGACCATCCTTGCCCTGGGTATCTATGAAGAAACAGGCTGTTTTCTCTTTCCTTCCACGACCGAGCGGGACCTCAGTGCAGTCTCCTATCTCATTAAACGGGGCGCCATCCTCAATATCGTATCAGAATACGTTAAGACCGAATTGGCCAAGGAGGAACTGGAGATCCTCAATGAGCTGCTGAAATCCTCCCGGGAACTGGTCATCAAAGGGATACGGGTCATGATCGCAAAAACTTCCCGGGATCCCTATTTCGGTGATGCAGCCCTTCTTGCACACAAGATCATGGACCTGGAAGACATAGACGCTGTTCTTCTGATATTGGGCATGCAGGGAAGGATCATCCTTGTCGGCCGAAGCAGGGCTAAAGAGTTTGATGTTGCGGACCTTTTAAAGGAGTTTGGCGGGGGAGGCCATCATGCTGCGGCATCCGCAACTATTAGGGGCGATTCCCTGGAGACCGTTGAAGAACAGGTTCTCAGGAGGATCCCGGACCATATAAAGCCGGGAAAGGTCGCTGCTGACATAATGACCAGTCCGGTTATTGTGATCCCCTGGGACAGTACGATCAGAGAAGCTGAAGATAGCATGACCAAGTTTGGAGTCAACGTTCTGCCGGTGGTAAAGGATGGTGAATATGCAGGCCTCATATCACGGGAGACGGTCGAAAAAGCTATATTCCACGGGTTCAAGAAGAACCCCATAGCTGATTTCTGTTCAACCGAAAAACTTACTGCAACAGCAGATACCCCTATCAGGGACATCGAGACCATGATGATAGAGCATAACCAGAAATTCATGGCGGTGCTGGAGGGGCAGAGGATCACGGGCGCCATTACCAGGACGGATCTGCTCAGGGTGCTGTATGAGGAATTTCTGAAAAAACGTCGTATTGATAAGGAAGAAACGGCTGATATTCATTTTTCGAGCCGTAACCTTTCCTCATGGCTCAGAGACAGATTCCCTGGCGAGATATTCAGCATCCTGAAGCTCTCCGGTACGGTTGCCGAACAATTGGGATTCAGTGCTTACCTTGTCGGCGGATCGGTGAGGGACCTGCTTCTCGGAAAACAAAACCTTGACCTTGATCTTGTGATCGAGGGCGGCGGCATCAGATTTGCCAATATCCTTGCAGAACAGATCGGCGCAAGGGTCAGGCCCCATCCCAAGTTCGGCACGGCCCAGGTCAAACGGGGCGCATTGCGCATTGATATAGCCACCGCGCGCACGGAATATTATGAGTCGCCTGCAGCCCTTCCCAAGGTCGAAACATCATCAATCAAGAAGGACCTTTACCGCAGGGACTTTACAATCAACACCCTTGCCATCAGGCTTAATCCCAATGATTTCGGCCTGCTCATCGATTTCTTCGGCGGTCAGCGCGATCTGAAAGAAAAGACCATTCGGGTCCTCCATAATCTCAGTTTTGTTGAGGACCCTACCCGTGCATTCCGTGCAATACGGTTCTCTGAGCGGTTCGGGTTCAGACTGAGCAGGCACACGGCATTCCTGATGAGATCAGCCATCGAGATGAATCTTTTTGCCAAACTCTCAGGGGCACGCCTGTACGAGGAGCTTCTTCTCTCCTTTAATGAAACAAATCCCGTGCTTACGTTGAAAAGACTTTCCGATCACGGGCTGCTGAAGGTGATCCACGAGAGGATCATTTTCGACAAGCAACTCGAGAGCGACTTTGAATCCACGGCCGAGACCCTTGCCTGGTATAACCTCCTTTATCTCGACGAAAAGATCGAAAAAGGAATACTGTATCTCATGACACTCCTGTCCCACCTCAATGACCACGAACGTGCTGATGCCCTTGCGCGTCTTTCGACGCCGCCAAAAGCCAGGAACATCATCACAGAGGGCGTGAAGCAGCAGCGGCAGATCCTCGCCGGACTTCCGTCAAAAGATCCTGCAAGCCTTTATCACCTTCTCTCTGAAAGGGAACTGGAAATAATTCTCTTTTCCATGTCTTCCACAAAGGATGCGAGAAAGAAAAAGGACATTTCCCACTTTCTTGTTGAACTCCGAAAGGTCAGGCCGATTCTCAAAGGGAATGATCTGAATGCATTGGGGCTGCCTCAAGGTCCGCTTTACGCGAAGATCCTGCATGAACTTCTCAATGAAAAGCTTGCCGGAAATCTGCCTGCAGCGGAAGATGAGATAGCATTCGTAAGAAATAATTATCTTCGATGA